A stretch of DNA from Micromonospora sp. NBC_01813:
GCGGCCCGAAATCCTCGGGCCGCCCACCGGTCGCAGCCATCGGGCGGGTCGAGCGCTGACCCCCGTCGACCAGCTACAGCTCGTGGCAGAGGTTGCGGGCATCACCCACCGTGAACGTCAGCTTCCGGTAGCCGCTCTCGCTGACCTTCACCGTGTAGATCCCGTTCGGGACGTACATGCCGGCCGGATAGTTGCTGTTTCCCTGGTGCATGCCCAGCAGGATCGGGCCCCAGACGCGCCAGGTGACGTTGCTGCCGTACGAGCCGCCCGGCCGGATGTCCAGCACCGAACTGCCGCTGATGTCCACCTCGACCGACGCTCCGGTCGTCTGGTTGGTGACCCGGTAGAGGAGCGCTCCGGTGTACATCTCGCGCTTCACCGAGCCGTCCGGATACCGCTCCAGGACCAGCTTGACCACCCGGTCCAGGCCGGGCTCGCCCCGGATCGGAAAGTCGCAGGTGATACCGGCGGCCTGCTCGAAGGGCGCCGACGGCACCGGCACCCAGTCGTTGTCTGAGGGGGGGCGTGCGGCCCGCGTCGACGGCCGCCGACGCGGGTACGGCGGCCAGGAGAACGGCGGTGACCGTGGCCACCGCGAGATAGGTGAATCGTCGCATGGGCCGAGTCTCGCCGTGGCTGCTGACCACCGTCTCACCATGGCCACCGAAATCCGGGGCGGACGGCTGGCGCGACCGGCGGATCAGGCGGGTTGCGGGTGGCCGCAGGTGGCGACGCTGCAGAACCGACGTCGCCCGCTCTGGTCCAGGAACAACCAGCCGCAGTGCTCGCCCGGGCAGGCACACACCGTGTGCCGGCGTGCGTCGGCCAGCAGTTCACCGGCTGCGGGCCGCGGCGTGCAACGGTCCCCGCAGACCGGTCCGGCCCGACGGGTGCCAGCAGCCCAGCCCGTCCGGGCCCCGACGGAAGACCGACTCCCGGGCGGCATGTTCCACGTACCGCGCGACATCGGTGAACGCGCGGGTGTCCGCCGGATCGGTGAGGCAGGCGTAAAGTCGCTCGCGCAGGTGTCGGGCCTCGTCGAGCACCGTGGCGGCGGTGAGCGGGTCACGCGTGGCGGCGGCGAGCAGCCGGGTGACGGTGCCGTCGTCGAGGAGGCTCTGCTGGCCGGCCCAGACGGCGAGTGAGGAGTACCCTCGCAGCCAGTCCGCGCCGGGCACACGATTGCCACCCCATCCCGCGTACGTGTTGCACAACTCCAGCGCGGGATGGCCACCCACGCTCCAGGGTAGCCAGTGCTCGCGCACCCGGACCGCGTACACCGGTGCGGCCGGCCGTTCGAGGCGTGGGTCGCCGGCGAGGATTCGTTGGTGGACGGTCTCCAACTCGGGGCCGGGCTCGACGCCGAGCTCGCTGGCGAGTGCCTGGCGGGCCCGGTGGTAGAGGTGCAGCGCGTCGGCCTGGCGGGCGGACCGGTACAGGGCGGTCATCACTGCGGCGACCAGGCCCTCCCGGCTCGGGTACTCCTCGGCCAGGCCGGCCAGGTCGCGGACCACCCGGTCGTGGTGGCCCATGTCGAGCAGGGACTGTGCGCACGACTCGGCGGTGGTGAGCCGAAGGTCCCGCAACGGACCGCCGAGCCGCTCGCGTAGCGGCTCGTTGGCCAGGTCGGCGAGGATCGGCCCGCGCCACAGCGCGAGTGCGGCGTCGCTGAGGCGTACCCGTTCGGCCGGATCGGCCGTGCCGGCGGCCCGGCCGGCCAGACCGGCGAAGCGGGCCGCGTCGACCTCGGCGGTCGCCACCGCGTAGCCGCCGCCCTTCGTGGTGAGCTTCACTCCGTACGGCGCCAGCGCGGCGCGCAGCCGGCCGACGTAGGTGTGCACGGTGCCCCGCGAGTTCGGCGGTGGCGCGCCGTCCCACAGCAGGTCGGTCAGCCGGTCGACGGGCACTGCTCGGCCGGCCTCCAGCAACAGGATGGCCAGCAGGAGGCGTTCCTGCCGGCGGCGGCCGACCGGCACCGGCTTGCCGTCCCGTACCGCTTCGAAGTCTCCGAGCAGCCTGAACTCCATACCGGAAGGACGCCCTGGCCGCGCCGGTTCGATGTATCACCCCGCAACACGCAACCAAAGGTTGCGTATCGGTTCCGGTCGCAGTAGGTTGACCTGCGTCAGATGGCCGCCAGCGCCGAGGAGAGCCGATGGAGTACGCCAGCATCGAACGCGAGATCCACGTCGACGCGCCGCCCGAGGTGGTGTTCGAGGTCGTCAGTCGACCCGAGCACATTCGGCAGTGGTGGTACGCCGAGACGGACATCGTGCCGACACCCGGCGCGACGGGAGAGCTGGCCTGGGCCAGTGACGGCGACCCACGCGCACAGGTCGTCGGGGTGACCGTGGTCGTCGCCGAGCCACCACGACTGTTCACCTTCCGCTGGACGCATCCCTCGGGTGAGTCGGCGGTCGACGAAAACTCGCTCCTGGTGACCTTCGCGCTCACCCCGTCCGGCTCGGGCACGCTGCTACGGCTCACCGAGACCGGCTTCCGCGAGCGGGGCTGGCAGGACGCGGTGCGGGAACAGCAGTACCGCGAGCACGTGGTCGGCTGGGACACCTTCGTGCCCCGGATCGCGGTGCACGCCGAAGGGCTCGTGTCGGCGCGGTGAGCACTGCCACCGACGACGACCTCTGGTCCGCGATCGGGGACCCGACCAGGCGGCGGATGCTCGATCTGCTGCTGTCGAACCAGGCCGGGACCGCCACCACACTCAGCCAGCACCTGCCAGTGACCCGGCAGGCGATCGCCAAACACCTCGGCGTACTCGACCGCGTCGGCCTCGTCGAAGCGACCCAGACGGGACGGGAGAAGCGCTACCGGGTCAACGAGGCCCAACTCGGGCGCGCCGTGGCGCAACTCAACGCCGTCGGGGACCTCTGGGACGCCCGACTTCGTCGCATCAAGCAGATCGCCGAGGCCATCGGACGGAGCAACGAGCGGTCGGGCTGACCGACGAGCGGTCGGGTTGACCGACGGCTTGCCCGGTCCAGCGAGAATCAGCAGAGGAGAACGACAATGGTCGACATCTTGCATCGCGTCGGGATCACGGCCCCGCAGGGCGCTGTCTATCAGGCGTTGACGTCGCCCGACCGACTGGCCGCCTGGTGGACCGCTGACACCCGTGGCGACGGCGACACGGGCGGCGTACTCGAATTTCGCTTCGCCGTTGGTGGCTTCGACATGAAGGTGGTCGAGGCGCGGCCGACCGAGCGGGTGTCGTGGGAGGTGATCGACGGCCCGCCGGAGTGGATCGGCACCCGGATCAGCTGGAGCCTACGCACCGAGGGCGACTTCACCATCGTGATGTTCGCCCACGAAGGATGGTCGGAGCCGGGCGAGTTCATGGCTCACTGCAGCACCAAGTGGGCGACGTTCCTGATGAGCCTGAAGCAGCTCCTGGAGACCGGGACCGGTGCCCCGGCCCCCGACGACCTGCGGATCAGCGACTGGCACTGAAGCGTTCAGGCCGCCGGCACGGCGACCTCGATGGCGAGCATCCGGGCCTCGCGGGCCGCCGAACGGGCGGCTTCGTGGAAGTCCGGCGCGGCGCAGGCGAACAGCGTGGTGCCGGCTGCGCCGCCCAGCGCACAGGCGTACACCGACCCGCCCGGGGTGATCTCGTCGGTGATCCGGCCGCCTTCGACGACGCGGACGAGCCGGTCACCGATCGCGTCGGCGATCCACAGCCCACCCGCCGCGTCGAGGCAGGCTCCGTCGCCGGCGACCTGCAACTGCGCGAGGGCCGCCTCGACGGCGCGGTCCGCCGGCAGCGGCCCGAACTCGGCCCAGACCCGCCGGTCGACGAGGTCACCGTCGTCGGTGACGGTGAACGCGGTGACCCGGTTGCCGAAGGTCTCCACCACCAGCAGTGTTCCGTCGTCGGTGAGCACACTGCCGTTGGGGAACCACAGGTCGTCGGCGACCTGGGTGACCCGGCCGTCGGGGTCGACCCGGTGCAGCGCCGCCGGGCGCAGCGGCTCGCCGGCCATCAGGTCGAAGCCGAAGTTGCCCACGTACGCGCGGCCGTGGCGGTCCACCGACATGTCGTTGGCGTGTCCGGTGGCGTGGTCGGCGAGATCAGCGTGGACGCTCAAGGTCCCGTCCGGCTCCCGGCGCAGCACCGCACGGTCGCGCATGGACACCACCAGCAGCCGGCCGTCGGGCAGCCAACCCAGACCGGAGGGCTGCCCGGGTACGTGGGCCTCCTCCCGCAGGTCCGATCCGTCCGCGCGCATCGAGCGGACCAGGTGACCGTAGAAGTCGGAGAACCAGAGCCGTCCGTCGCGCCAGCGCGGCGCTTCCAGGAAGTTGAAGCCCTCGGCCACCGTGGTAGCGATCGTGGTCACTTTTTCCTCCTTCGAGAGGTGCGAGAGGTGGGATCGTTCGTTGACTACAACGACAGGCCGCCGTCGACCGGCAGCACGACGCCGGTGATGTAGGCGGCCTCGTCGGAGGCGAGGAACGCGACGGCGGCCGCCATCTCGGACGCGTCGCCGAACCGGCCCATCGGGATGCCGGCGGTGAGCTGGGCCAGTTTTTCTTCCGGGATGGACGAGATCATCCGGGTGTGCGCGTTGGGGGAGATCGCGTTGACGGTGACGCCGAAGCGGGCCAGCTCCTTGGCGGTCGTCTTGGTGAAGCCGATGATCCCGGCCTTGGCCATCGCGTAGTTCGACTGACCGGGGTTGCCGCGCAGCCCGGTGTAGGACGTCACGTTGATGATGCGCCCGGCCCCCTGGCGTCGGAAGTGCGGCACCACGGCGCGGGTGAAGCGGAACGTGCCACCGGCGTGCACGGCCATCACCGACTCGTACGCCTCGTCGCTGAGTTTCCACACGACGCCGTCGTGCAGGATCCCGGCGTTGTTCACCAGGACGTCGATCCGGCCGGTCTCCGCGACCACCCGGTCGACCACGTCGGTGACCTGATGGGTGTCGGTGACGTCGGCGGCGACACCGATCGCGCCGATCTCCTCGGCCGCCGCCTTCACCGGCTCCGCTTCGAGGTCGACGAGGTAGACGGTCGCCCCCGCGTCGCGCAGGTGCCGGCCGACGGCGAGTCCGACGCCGCGGGCTGCCCCGGTGACGACCACCGTCCGGCCGGTGAAGTCGAAGGTGAGGTTGCCCATCAGGAGAGCCTTTCCAGGATCATGGCCATGCCCTGCCCGCCACCGACGCACATGGTTTCCAGGCCGATCGTGGTGTCGGTGGCGCGCAGTCCGTTGATCAGGGTCGTGGTGATCCGCGCCCCGGTCATGCCGTACGGGTGCCCGAGCGCGATGGCGCCGCCGTGCACGTTCAGCTTGTCGCCGAACGGGTCGACGCCGAGGTCCCGGGCGGACGGCACGACCTGCGCGGCGAACGCCTCGTTGATCTCGACCAGGTCGACGTCGTCGATGGTCATGCCGGCGCGTCGCAGCGCCTGCCGGGACGCGGCGACCGGGCCGAGACCCATGATCTCCGGGGACAGTCCGGTGACGCCGGTGGCCACGATCCGGGCCAGCGGGGTGATCCCCAGGTCGCTGGCCCTGGTGTCGGACATGACGATCAGGGCCGCCGCGCCGTCGTTCAACGGGCAGCAGTTGCCGGCGGTGACCAGACCGCCCGGGCGGAACACCGGCTTCAGCTGCGCGACGGCGTCGTAGGTGACGCCGCGCCGGGGCCCGTCGTCGGTGTCGACGACCGAGCCGTCGGGCAGCGTGACCGGCGTGATCTCCCGGGCGTAGAAGCCGCTGTCGAGCGCCCGTTCGGCGAGGTTGTGCGACCGTACGCCGAACCGGTCCATCTCCTCGCGGGTGACGCCCCGGGCCCGGGCCAGGTTCTCGGCGGTCTGCCCCATGCTGATGTAGACGTCGGGGAGCTCGCCGGCTTCGCGCGGGTCGGCCCACTGGTCGGCACCGGACTGCGCCGTCTCGCGGGTGCGCGCCTCCGCCCGGGCGAACGCCGGGTTGTGGGTGTCCGGCCAGGAGTCGGAGGTGCCACGGCCGTGCCGGGAGACCGTTTCCACGCCGGCGGACACGAACACGTCGCCCTCGCCGGCCCTGATCGCGTGCAGGGCCATCCGGGTCGTCTGCAGCGACGACGAGCAGTACCGGGTGACGGTGGTGCCGGGGACGCCGTCCAACCCGAGCAGTACGGACACCACCCGGCCCATGTTGTCGCCCTGCTCGCCGCCGGGCAGCCCGCAGCCGAGCATCAGGTCGTCGATGTCGGTCGGGTCCAGCGCCGGCACCTGGTCGAGCGCGGCGCGCACCAACTGCGCGGTCAGGTCGTCGGGGCGCAGCTGCACGAGCGAACCTTTGTGGGCGCGTCCGATCGGCGAGCGGGCCGCCGCGACGATCACGGCTTCGGGCATGGGGACTCCTCAGTGGATGGCGACTGCGGCGGGGGAGCGCTCTGGTGTCCGCGTCGGGCCCGGAGGCGCTCCACGGTGCGGTGCAGTCCGGGGCTCTCGATGGCGACGATCACGGCGAGCAGGGCCGCATAGAGCAGCTGGGTGGAGTAGCCCGGCAGCGCGGTGGTCGTCACGATCTGGGCGAGCAGGGCCACCGACAGGGCGCCGGCCAGCAGGCCCAGCGCGGCGCCCCGGCCGCCGGCCAGGGAGACCCCGCCGAGCAGCGCGGCGACCGCCGCCAGGATCAGCGGCTGCAGCCCCGGGTCCGGGTTGGCCGAGGCGTAGCTGTAGCTGAGCAGGGCACCGCCGAGCGCGGCCAGGGTCCCGGACAGGGTGAAGATCCCGATGAGGCGTCGGTCGACGGGCACCCCGGCGACCCGGCTGGCCCGGCGG
This window harbors:
- a CDS encoding SRPBCC domain-containing protein, whose translation is MEYASIEREIHVDAPPEVVFEVVSRPEHIRQWWYAETDIVPTPGATGELAWASDGDPRAQVVGVTVVVAEPPRLFTFRWTHPSGESAVDENSLLVTFALTPSGSGTLLRLTETGFRERGWQDAVREQQYREHVVGWDTFVPRIAVHAEGLVSAR
- a CDS encoding SRPBCC family protein; the encoded protein is MVDILHRVGITAPQGAVYQALTSPDRLAAWWTADTRGDGDTGGVLEFRFAVGGFDMKVVEARPTERVSWEVIDGPPEWIGTRISWSLRTEGDFTIVMFAHEGWSEPGEFMAHCSTKWATFLMSLKQLLETGTGAPAPDDLRISDWH
- a CDS encoding SMP-30/gluconolactonase/LRE family protein; this translates as MTTIATTVAEGFNFLEAPRWRDGRLWFSDFYGHLVRSMRADGSDLREEAHVPGQPSGLGWLPDGRLLVVSMRDRAVLRREPDGTLSVHADLADHATGHANDMSVDRHGRAYVGNFGFDLMAGEPLRPAALHRVDPDGRVTQVADDLWFPNGSVLTDDGTLLVVETFGNRVTAFTVTDDGDLVDRRVWAEFGPLPADRAVEAALAQLQVAGDGACLDAAGGLWIADAIGDRLVRVVEGGRITDEITPGGSVYACALGGAAGTTLFACAAPDFHEAARSAAREARMLAIEVAVPAA
- a CDS encoding CGNR zinc finger domain-containing protein — translated: MPPGSRSSVGARTGWAAGTRRAGPVCGDRCTPRPAAGELLADARRHTVCACPGEHCGWLFLDQSGRRRFCSVATCGHPQPA
- a CDS encoding BTAD domain-containing putative transcriptional regulator is translated as MEFRLLGDFEAVRDGKPVPVGRRRQERLLLAILLLEAGRAVPVDRLTDLLWDGAPPPNSRGTVHTYVGRLRAALAPYGVKLTTKGGGYAVATAEVDAARFAGLAGRAAGTADPAERVRLSDAALALWRGPILADLANEPLRERLGGPLRDLRLTTAESCAQSLLDMGHHDRVVRDLAGLAEEYPSREGLVAAVMTALYRSARQADALHLYHRARQALASELGVEPGPELETVHQRILAGDPRLERPAAPVYAVRVREHWLPWSVGGHPALELCNTYAGWGGNRVPGADWLRGYSSLAVWAGQQSLLDDGTVTRLLAAATRDPLTAATVLDEARHLRERLYACLTDPADTRAFTDVARYVEHAARESVFRRGPDGLGCWHPSGRTGLRGPLHAAARSR
- a CDS encoding acetyl-CoA C-acetyltransferase, whose amino-acid sequence is MPEAVIVAAARSPIGRAHKGSLVQLRPDDLTAQLVRAALDQVPALDPTDIDDLMLGCGLPGGEQGDNMGRVVSVLLGLDGVPGTTVTRYCSSSLQTTRMALHAIRAGEGDVFVSAGVETVSRHGRGTSDSWPDTHNPAFARAEARTRETAQSGADQWADPREAGELPDVYISMGQTAENLARARGVTREEMDRFGVRSHNLAERALDSGFYAREITPVTLPDGSVVDTDDGPRRGVTYDAVAQLKPVFRPGGLVTAGNCCPLNDGAAALIVMSDTRASDLGITPLARIVATGVTGLSPEIMGLGPVAASRQALRRAGMTIDDVDLVEINEAFAAQVVPSARDLGVDPFGDKLNVHGGAIALGHPYGMTGARITTTLINGLRATDTTIGLETMCVGGGQGMAMILERLS
- a CDS encoding ArsR/SmtB family transcription factor, with translation MSTATDDDLWSAIGDPTRRRMLDLLLSNQAGTATTLSQHLPVTRQAIAKHLGVLDRVGLVEATQTGREKRYRVNEAQLGRAVAQLNAVGDLWDARLRRIKQIAEAIGRSNERSG
- a CDS encoding SDR family NAD(P)-dependent oxidoreductase produces the protein MGNLTFDFTGRTVVVTGAARGVGLAVGRHLRDAGATVYLVDLEAEPVKAAAEEIGAIGVAADVTDTHQVTDVVDRVVAETGRIDVLVNNAGILHDGVVWKLSDEAYESVMAVHAGGTFRFTRAVVPHFRRQGAGRIINVTSYTGLRGNPGQSNYAMAKAGIIGFTKTTAKELARFGVTVNAISPNAHTRMISSIPEEKLAQLTAGIPMGRFGDASEMAAAVAFLASDEAAYITGVVLPVDGGLSL